GACTTGAATAGGAGCTCTCAGTCGTCATCTCAAAGCCATGGAATTTTCGGAGACAGGTGGCATCTTAATGGTAATGTCAGACTTATGCCTGGCAATGAAAGTGAATCATCGAACCAAAATGGCTTTTACCATGGATCCTCATCGGGCTCTAAGGAACATCCCATTTGCATTCCTTCAGCCCACTATGAATATCTCAACTCCAGTAACAACCGTAATCTAACCTCTGAGCAATTTTCCAATCACAGTTCAGGAAGGGTCCCTAAGGACTCAAATTGCGTGAATCTCAAGTTTCCAAAAGAGGTAAACCTGAATGTCACCATCTCAAATGATTCGCCGGAACCAAGTTTGGAGATTTTAGAAAGTGGACAAAAGCATGATCAGAAGAATTCCACTGGTATGTTGCCGTGGCTGAAATCTCTACCTGCATCTAATAGTAACAAGTCTAATGGCAAAACGGAAATTAATGATTGCTCAAGTACTAAGAAGATACTTGGAGTTCCTATTTTAGATTCTAAAGTGAAAAATGAGGGGAGATTATGTAGATTGCTTGACATTAACTTGCCCTGTGAACCTCCCATTCCCGACTTGGAATTGCCGAGTGGGGCTGGAAACTTGGAGAAGGGAATGACTAAGCAAGATCGTGGTTTGAGACATGAAATTGATCTGAACATGTGTTTGAGTGAGGATGAAGCTTCTTTAGTGACGTCGCCTGTTCCAAGCACGAGGATAAAAAGGACATTAGGATTTGATTTAGAAGCCCCTGTAGTTCTGGAGAGTGATGACGATGTCGCCCGTGGAGTAGAAGAACCAGAGGCAGCTGAGAAATTTCTGGAAGCTGATCATCATCCAGAGGAAGAATCAATGAGGATGATGGCTGCAGAGGCTATAGTTTCCATCTCATCGTCCATTCTCCATCATAACGATGATGTCACTTCCGGTGAGAGGGACCCGCTTCAATTCTTGGCTGACGTAGTTATATGCTGTGGGGAGGAACTGGAGAACAAATACGAAGTCATGGCTAGGAAGCTGAGGGCTGAGGCTGAAGAAATCGATTATTTCGAGTTGATGACGTTGAAGCTGCCAGAGACGACAGAAGAGGAGTACATGCCCAAACCGTTGGTCCCGGATCACATCAACCTGGACGAGGCGGTGGGGCCCAGCCCGGCGCAAGTCCGTCCTGTTCGTAAGGGCCCCGGAAGGAGAGGGAGACAACAGAGGAAGGATTTCCAAAGGGACATCCTCCCAGGGCTTACTTCTTTGTCACGTCAAGAGGTAACGGAAGACATGCGGACTTTCGGAGGTCTGATGCTGGCTACCGGACATGCTTGGTCGGGACTTAGCAGAAGGAATGGTTCCGGTAGAGGGAGACGACGAGCAGCAGTAGTagctaataacaatattactattaataatcctCCTCCTCCTTTGCCAGCTGTCGTTCCTCCATTGGTCCAGCAACAggcgcaacaacaacaacagcagcttaATATGGACGTGGGACTGGAGGACAGGAATTTAACTGGATGGGGAAAGACGACGAGGAGGCCTCGACGACAGAGGTGCGCTCCAGGTAATAACGCCTCGGCAGTTCCTTTAACCTGATTAATAATTATTGGGAGAAGTATTTTATAGAGGAGTTTGTTTGAATTGGCTTTGTGGGGAATGATTTTGTACATATCTTTCTGAGCCAGCCCATAAAAACTTCCTTCATTTATGTATTTGGGTATTTTACCAACTTTGAATTATTCATAAATAATTTTGCGTTGATTTTCATCGATATCAATTTTCATCTCTTCTCTGGCCGTAATGCCTGGATACTATTCTTGATTTGATTCGTTAATGGCAGAGTAATGCTAGTATTTAATCAAAGATAATACTCATTCATgccaaattatttatttatttttcggaATTTTTAGTACAACTTTCGTCTCAAAATATTTGTAAATTTTTACATAATAATTTTTTTTGTCAGAATTAACCATCACATCAGCTCAACTAAATTGACTGGGCCGCTGATTGAATAACCGTAGATAAATGAGTATAATAAGATGACGTTttcataaaagaaaagaaaaaattgtGGCCAAAACGAGATAGAGAGCGAGTGAGGAACACGTGAAAGGAAGGCGCGTGAGGTTAGGAGAAAGAGAGGATCTACAAATTTAGTACTTATGTTAGAGAGACTGTGTGTCGGTCGGTGTCTGAGTTTGATTCGTTGTACAAACTGTCTGGTCATATTCAGTCTTTAGATACTCTGTCAACCAATCACTTTTCATTCCAACACCTCCCTTTCTTTCTTCTTTGCCTTTTTCTATTaaaaataaactaattaaatacggagtaataatctAATATCCTTAGAGAAAATGTATAAGTAACTCGTGTTTTATAGTAATATTTTTTCAGTAGTCTCTCATGTATTTTTGTTATTCTGACAAATTTTTATGGTTATAAAAATCAGCTAAAAATACCCTTTCGCTCTTAACTTTATCTACGTGGTATTTATGTGACGCTCTGTGACGCCTACTCATACCTAGTCGACTAACATACCAATATAATTGTGACACGTCACACATTTTTTTATCATGTCACCAATTTTTGTAAAGAAAATGTGGATTTTTTGATGATGTGTCGAAGTTTTTGATAAGTCAGATGACACGTGTCACAAATATATTGGTCCGTTAGTTGATTAGGCGCCA
This portion of the Rutidosis leptorrhynchoides isolate AG116_Rl617_1_P2 unplaced genomic scaffold, CSIRO_AGI_Rlap_v1 contig237, whole genome shotgun sequence genome encodes:
- the LOC139882155 gene encoding uncharacterized protein, with amino-acid sequence MVDGNSVFTGKNRNNTKSVLPGIPPERLPVFSQSSNFFPNKPHDSSLSGQSKFDMWGDRKVRGLDISERTHPESVVASNIPSPYPFGPASDLTKSWSPSVSSWEKLSSNLNQNSMSARVHPCLNSSSDLNRSSQSSSQSHGIFGDRWHLNGNVRLMPGNESESSNQNGFYHGSSSGSKEHPICIPSAHYEYLNSSNNRNLTSEQFSNHSSGRVPKDSNCVNLKFPKEVNLNVTISNDSPEPSLEILESGQKHDQKNSTGMLPWLKSLPASNSNKSNGKTEINDCSSTKKILGVPILDSKVKNEGRLCRLLDINLPCEPPIPDLELPSGAGNLEKGMTKQDRGLRHEIDLNMCLSEDEASLVTSPVPSTRIKRTLGFDLEAPVVLESDDDVARGVEEPEAAEKFLEADHHPEEESMRMMAAEAIVSISSSILHHNDDVTSGERDPLQFLADVVICCGEELENKYEVMARKLRAEAEEIDYFELMTLKLPETTEEEYMPKPLVPDHINLDEAVGPSPAQVRPVRKGPGRRGRQQRKDFQRDILPGLTSLSRQEVTEDMRTFGGLMLATGHAWSGLSRRNGSGRGRRRAAVVANNNITINNPPPPLPAVVPPLVQQQAQQQQQQLNMDVGLEDRNLTGWGKTTRRPRRQRCAPGNNASAVPLT